In one window of Chelmon rostratus isolate fCheRos1 chromosome 19, fCheRos1.pri, whole genome shotgun sequence DNA:
- the pstpip2 gene encoding proline-serine-threonine phosphatase-interacting protein 2: protein MKNLHFKDFFWNSDLTCTAGYDAIIQYLNDGKRTCKEVEEFMKARASIEEKYAKDLLGLSKKVCGHNEMNTLKKSLDMFKLQTEHVSLSHLQLAQSMREEAKKLEEFREKQKEMRKKIEQQMDVLHKQKSSQFKKTMDTKKTYEQKCRDKEEAEQNVNRNTNTNNTKHMEKLYTKAQQAKQNAEDADRLYQQNVATLGKATDEWLKEHVRACEMFEKQAMERINFLRNTVWTHLNQLSQQCVTSDELYEEVRRSLEQCDVQEDIEHFINLRRTGDKPPAPVVYENFYSGQRSPTGAPPSRLPPPIVRRGPLPDPTNNSRDTVYSTVQDTGYSVIQY from the exons atgaaaaacctACATTTCAAGGATTTCTTCTGG AACTCTGACCTGACCTGCACTGCTGGCTATGATGCTATCATCCAGTATCTCAATGATGGCAAGAGGACATgcaaggaggtggaggagttcaTGAAAGCCAG GGCATCAATTGAAGAGAAGTACGCCAAAGATCTCCTCGGTTTGTCCAAGAAGGTGTGTGGACACAATGAGATGAA cacattaaaaaagtCCCTGGACATGTTCAAATTAC AGACTGAACATGTGAGTCTATCGCACTTACAGCTGGCGCAGAGCATGAGGGAGGAGGCCAAGAAACTGGAAgaattcagagaaaaacaaaaagaaatgaggaaaaag ATAGAGCAACAGATGGATGTTCTCCACAAACAGAAGTCTTCACAGTTCAAGAAGACAATGGAT ACAAAGAAGACATACGAGCAGAAGTGCCGAGAtaaagaagaagcagagcagaACGTGAACCgaaacaccaacaccaacaacaccaAGCACATGGAGAAG CTCTACACAAAAGCACAGCAAGCAAAACAGAATGCAGAAGACGCAG ACAGGTTATACCAGCAGAATGTGGCCACACTGGGAAAAGCTACAGATGAATGgctgaaggaacatgtcagggCCTGTGAG atgtttgaaaaacaggCAATGGAGCGTATCAACTTTCTCAGAAACACAGTCTGGACTCACCTCAACCAGCTATCCCAGCAGTGTGTGACCAGTGATGAG CTGTACGAGGAAGTGAGGAGGTCACTGGAACAGTGTGATGTCCAGGAAGATATTGAGCACTTTATAAATCTCAGACGGACTGGTGACAAACCACCAG CTCCAGTGGTGTACGAGAACTTCTACAGTGGTCAGAGATCTCCAACTGGAGCTCCACCCTCTCGACTGCCTCCACCAATCGTCAG GAGGGGGCCATTACCTGatccaacaaacaacagcagag ATACCGTCTACTCGACAGTGCAGGACACAGGGTACAGCGTTATCCAGTACTAA
- the LOC121623543 gene encoding Golgi phosphoprotein 3-like, with product MASLTQRNSGLVQRRTEAIRSAAADKEKESGGEEDEARRGEEDDDDKGDSKETRLTLMEEVLLLGLKDREGYTSFWNDCISSGLRGCMLVELALRGRLQLEACGVRRKGLLSRKVICKSDAPTGDVLLDEALKHIKETQPPETVQSWIELLSGETWNPLKLHYQLRNVRERLAKNLVEKGVLTTEKQNFLLFDMTTHPLTNSTIKQRLVKKVQESVLEKWVNDPHRMDKRVLALILLAHSSDVLENAFAPLQDDQYDLGMKRVHTLLELEPEKESTKPNANELMWAVVAAFTK from the exons TTCGCAGCGCCGCCGCCGACAAGGAGAAGGAGTCCGGTGGCGAGGAGGACGAGGCGCGCCGCGGGGAGGAGGACGACGACGACAAGGGGGACTCGAAGGAAACAAGGCTCACACTGATGGAGGAAGTGTTGCTCTTGGGCCTCAAGGATCGAGAG GGTTACACGTCTTTCTGGAACGACTGTATTTCTTCCGGTCTCCGCGGGTGCATGCTGGTCGAACTTGCCCTCAGAGGGAGGCTCCAGCTGGAGGCCTGCGGTGTCAGGAGAAAAGGCCTGCTCTCAAGGAAG GTGATCTGCAAGTCAGATGCCCCGACAGGAGATGTGCTACTGGATGAGGCCTTGAAGCACATAAAAGAAACCCAGCCTCCAGAGACTGTCCAGAGCTGGATAGAGCTGCTGAGTG GAGAGACCTGGAATCCCCTGAAGCTGCACTACCAGCTCAGAAACGTTAGAGAGCGTCTGGCGAAAAACCTGGTAGAGAAAGGTGTCCTcaccacagagaaacagaacttcctgctgtttgacATGACCACACATCCGCTCACCAACAGCACCATTAAACAG CGCCTCGTCAAGAAGGTCCAGGAGTCCGTTTTGGAGAAGTGGGTCAACGATCCCCACCGCATGGACAAGCGGGTTCTGGCCCTGATCCTTCTGGCCCACTCATCCGACGTTCTTGAGAATGCCTTCGCCCCACTCCAAGACGACCAGTACGACCTGGGCATGAAGAGAGTCCACACTCTGCTAGAGCTGGAGCCGGAGAAAGAGAGCACAAAGCCCAACGCCAATGAACTCATGTGGGCTGTTGTGGCTGCGTTTactaaatga